The following coding sequences lie in one Arachis ipaensis cultivar K30076 chromosome B05, Araip1.1, whole genome shotgun sequence genomic window:
- the LOC107645067 gene encoding phytolongin Phyl1.1: MDSIQNKVHYCCVSKGNHILYAYNGGDQELENVATLCLEMAPPFHRWYFETLGRRTYGFLMEEGHAYFAIVDEGVGNSQVLRFLEHVRDEYRKLAKKGSRGKLQNTNSTHIQEKLVPVIQNLITSLESVSHGSNRRDRTCSSFHANLSPSPSNLNRQIEGASSTKAPLLGKSSKPEKKKIKDHVIAMRDLELEEHRKSTDRGPKADLGNLDCISQGGAGASPSLQKDMGSMRMRSGPQNIRKKWWHQVRIVLAIDAAVCIVLFIIWLFICRGLSCIR; encoded by the coding sequence ATGGACTCTATTCAAAATAAAGTTCATTACTGTTGTGTTTCTAAGGGTAATCACATCCTGTACGCATATAATGGTGGAGACCAAGAACTTGAGAATGTGGCAACCTTGTGCTTGGAGATGGCTCCTCCTTTCCACAGGTGGTATTTTGAGACCCTAGGTAGAAGGACTTACGGATTTCTCATGGAGGAAGGGCATGCTTACTTTGCAATTGTTGATGAAGGTGTCGGTAACTCTCAAGTTCTTCGGTTTTTGGAGCATGTCAGGGATGAATACCGAAAGCTAGCTAAAAAGGGTTCGAGGGGCAAATTACAAAACACGAATTCAACTCACATTCAGGAAAAACTGGTTCCTGTCATTCAGAATCTGATTACTTCATTGGAGAGTGTCTCACATGGCAGCAATCGGAGGGATCGAACTTGCTCATCTTTTCATGCCAACTTGTCTCCTTCACCAAGTAACTTGAATAGACAAATTGAAGGTGCTAGTTCAACAAAAGCTCCTCTATTGGGAAAATCTAGCAAgccagagaaaaagaaaataaaggatcATGTGATTGCTATGAGAGATCTTGAGTTAGAGGAGCATAGAAAATCCACAGACAGAGGACCAAAGGCTGATTTAGGAAATCTGGATTGCATTAGCCAAGGTGGTGCAGGTGCATCGCCCTCTTTGCAAAAGGATATGGGTTCAATGAGGATGAGATCAGGCCCTCAAAACATTCGCAAGAAATGGTGGCACCAAGTACGCATTGTTCTAGCAATTGATGCAGCTGTATGTATAGTATTATTTATCATCTGGTTATTTATATGCCGTGGCTTATCCTGCATTCGATAG